CCCGAAGTAGAAGAAGAGGAACTTCCTGAAGATGCCAAGCAGCCTCTCGAAGACGGAAACCTTATCTATGATAATCAATACACGAGAGAAATCAATCAAGTAAATTCAGGAAGCGACTCCTATGATCCTTTGTATTGGAACTTCCTTCAGCTGCCAGACTTTGAAGGCGCTGGTTCCATCTCAACAGCTGACGTCGATGGAGAAACGTTTGCCAAAACCGAAATTAGTAATCCTGGAAACGCCTTGTGGTCGCTTCAGCTGATCCAAAATGCAGCGATCGTTGAAGGGCACACGTATAAGGTCAGCTTTGATGCTAAATCCAATACATCCAGAAACATGATGACCAAAGTTTCAGGCGGTGCGGAAAGAGGCTATGCCAACTACTCCGGCGAGCAGTCGATCGCCCTGACGGATCAGGTACAGTCGTATGAATACACCTTTACACTAAATCAGGAAACAGATCTTGCAGCCAGACTCGAATTCAATATGGGAGCAAATGGGACAGCCCCTGTCTGGATTGGAAATGTCCGCATGGAAGATATCACGGGAATGGAAGAGACAAGTGATCAAAAGACTCCGCTTCCAGATGGAAATCATGTCTACAATGGAACCTTTGATCAGGGAGATCAGTCCCGCATGATTTATTGGAATGTGAATACCACAGATGATGCGGTCGCAGAAGCAAGCGTTGACTCAGAAACGCGCGAACTGCACCTGGACATTTCTGAAGGCGGGGACTCCCCTGAAGCTGTCCAGCTGAATCAAACAGGACTTCAATTATTGAAAGGAAACACGTACGCTCTTACCTTTGAAGGACGAGCTGAGGAAAATCAATCAATTGAAGTGGCTTTCCTGAGTAAAGACGGCACGGTTCGTTATGCAGAGCAGGAGGTCCAGTTAACGAAAGATATGAATACGCACGAAGTTACGTTTGAAATGCCGCAGGACATCACAGATCGTGAAGGACAGCTTGTCTTTAATACGGGCGGAAAGTCAGCCAGCATATACCTGGACAACGTCGTCCTGCTTCAAACATCCAGTTTTATTGATTACAGTAACGTTGACCTTTATCCTTTAACCAATGGAGACTTTACAGCTGGACTGGACGATTGGTCTACTTATATTCACTTTGATGCCGGCGCCGAAATTACAGCTGACAATGGAGAGCTTGAAGCTCATATTACCAATCCAGGTAATGAAATGTGGAGTGTGCTCCTTGAACAGCCAGGACTTCAGCTATCGAAAGGAGTCACGTACGAGCTATCCTTTGACGCCCGGTCAACTGTGGCAAGAGACATCGAACTTACGGTAGAGAACGCTTCTTACCAGAGGTATTTTAGCGAAAAAATATCCCTTGAAACAGAGACTCAGAGCTTCGACTATGAATGGAACATGACCGCGGACGACACGGTTTCCCTGAAATTTTTAATGGGACAATTTGCGGAAGCTCATGACATTTATATCGACAATGTCGTTTTGCAAGTAAAGAATGCAAGTGAATACGAATAATTCATGATGAAAAAGGAAGCTGATGAAGCAGCTTCCTTTTTCAAACTTTAAAGGCTTTTCTCTGTTGACTTTTCAGTCTTGCAATAAATACGGCATGATATTATAATACATATATGTCAACAATCGAAAGCGCTTTCGATACCGGAGGAGATGGAATAAAACCATGGTAACTATTTACGATATCGCTAAAAAAACAGGATACTCAGTTACAACCGTATCCAAAGCTCTTAACAACTATGCGGATGTCAGTCAGAAAGCAAGAAAAACCATTTTAGATGCGGTGGAAGAGATGGGTTATTTACCTAATTCCCACGCAAGAACCCTGACGACGAAAAAATCATGGACAATCGGTGTTATTTTCATCGAATCATTAGGGGTTGGAATGAAGCATCCCTTTTTCAGTTCCGTTATTGAAAGCTTCCGTAAAAATGTAGAAATGCTCGGCTATGATCTGCTATTTGCTTCCCGGATGATCAATAACCAGAAGAAAAGTTATCTGGAGCAGTTCAAGTACCGCGGCGTCGATGGCGTCGTGATCGTCAGCTCGTTATTTAACGATAAGCAAGTAAAGGAGCTCATGGAATCGAC
The Halobacillus halophilus DSM 2266 DNA segment above includes these coding regions:
- a CDS encoding carbohydrate binding domain-containing protein, with the translated sequence MLKKWLFICILLVMVFVSAASPVLAKSKKGAANEWSEQEIFSGLEKSLKNPNAALSKAEFASLVNRVFGYEDKEADYWEAVLEDEASKNSVIKQEDAVEMMTYLMPEEEKLTSNELSVKAEKPLKVSKAMEIFDRLFERTYTTPGTYQDETIEGTAVISSADVTLKNTTINGDLYITQGTKEGWTKLENVTVEGTIYVHKQVQNHVRLIDSDVNQVKIYEPGQKETDWSLVWSDEFMTAEIDDSKWTYDIGNWIVDENGEGISPGWGNNEQEYYTDSPENSYIEDGKLVIKAQKEEEPITDQFGSYDYTSAKLKTKGLFSKKYGKFEARMKLPEGQGFWPAFWMMPEDSVYGEWAASGEIDIMEAAGRDTSNIGGTIHYGSQSPNNTYRGTEYHFPEGTDYTDYHTYSVEWEPGEIRWYVDGELYQTLNNWFSKGEDKAANYTYPAPFDQEFYLIMNLAVGGWYGGNADETTPFPGIMEVDYVRVYELTGRDYKEPVKPEVEEEELPEDAKQPLEDGNLIYDNQYTREINQVNSGSDSYDPLYWNFLQLPDFEGAGSISTADVDGETFAKTEISNPGNALWSLQLIQNAAIVEGHTYKVSFDAKSNTSRNMMTKVSGGAERGYANYSGEQSIALTDQVQSYEYTFTLNQETDLAARLEFNMGANGTAPVWIGNVRMEDITGMEETSDQKTPLPDGNHVYNGTFDQGDQSRMIYWNVNTTDDAVAEASVDSETRELHLDISEGGDSPEAVQLNQTGLQLLKGNTYALTFEGRAEENQSIEVAFLSKDGTVRYAEQEVQLTKDMNTHEVTFEMPQDITDREGQLVFNTGGKSASIYLDNVVLLQTSSFIDYSNVDLYPLTNGDFTAGLDDWSTYIHFDAGAEITADNGELEAHITNPGNEMWSVLLEQPGLQLSKGVTYELSFDARSTVARDIELTVENASYQRYFSEKISLETETQSFDYEWNMTADDTVSLKFLMGQFAEAHDIYIDNVVLQVKNASEYE